A portion of the Deltaproteobacteria bacterium genome contains these proteins:
- a CDS encoding HAD hydrolase-like protein: MKVFQELTRGLGVESSEIAFVGDDPEADVIGASKAGMQPIWTTYVLDRKIPAAPGVLPVNLEVSADDVPRISTWNDLLDLLELQ; this comes from the coding sequence ATTAAGGTTTTCCAGGAACTGACCAGAGGACTCGGAGTTGAGAGCAGCGAGATTGCCTTTGTGGGCGATGATCCGGAGGCTGACGTGATCGGCGCCTCCAAGGCAGGAATGCAGCCAATCTGGACTACCTATGTGCTTGACAGAAAAATACCAGCGGCGCCTGGAGTGCTGCCTGTAAATCTGGAAGTGTCAGCAGATGACGTACCGAGAATTTCCACATGGAATGATTTGTTAGATCTCCTCGAGTTGCAATAG